One window of the Funiculus sociatus GB2-C1 genome contains the following:
- the moaC gene encoding cyclic pyranopterin monophosphate synthase MoaC, whose translation MTQNFFEIQPLTHVDAQGEAQMVDVSSKSATKRIAVAAAQVRMLPETLAAIQAGNAPKGDVLGTARLAGIMAAKQTSGLIPLCHPLPISKVEVHLTPDPQLPGYQIRAEVVTKAETGVEMEALTAVSVAALTLYDMAKALEKGMIIESIRLVSKTGGKSGDYQRPEDAT comes from the coding sequence ATGACGCAAAATTTTTTTGAAATTCAACCGCTAACTCATGTGGATGCCCAAGGTGAGGCGCAGATGGTGGATGTTTCCAGCAAATCCGCAACCAAACGCATTGCAGTCGCCGCCGCGCAGGTGCGGATGTTGCCAGAGACGTTGGCGGCGATTCAGGCGGGGAATGCGCCAAAAGGGGATGTCTTAGGAACCGCGAGACTGGCGGGAATTATGGCAGCAAAACAGACTTCAGGGCTAATCCCCCTGTGCCATCCCTTACCCATCAGTAAAGTAGAAGTGCATCTGACACCAGACCCCCAACTGCCGGGATATCAGATTCGGGCAGAAGTCGTAACAAAAGCTGAAACAGGCGTGGAAATGGAAGCCCTGACAGCAGTTTCCGTCGCCGCGCTTACACTGTACGACATGGCAAAAGCCCTGGAAAAGGGGATGATAATTGAATCAATTCGCCTAGTGAGTAAAACTGGCGGCAAGTCGGGAGATTATCAACGTCCGGAAGATGCCACTTAG
- a CDS encoding DUF3181 family protein — translation MAKANTSEAIEALAAEIGENIYIDIAKWHLYLRDAHLHSVLAEQLYPMLVNDSLQEDRVLQVLENIPVKLGGGKREVPLIDLLPMQCQVNLMDLLEEYQRNF, via the coding sequence ATGGCTAAAGCGAACACCAGCGAAGCAATCGAAGCACTCGCCGCTGAAATTGGCGAAAACATTTACATTGACATTGCTAAATGGCATCTCTATTTACGGGATGCTCATTTGCACAGTGTCTTGGCAGAACAGCTGTATCCCATGCTGGTTAATGATTCCTTACAAGAAGACCGGGTGCTGCAAGTTCTGGAAAATATCCCCGTGAAGTTAGGCGGAGGAAAACGGGAAGTTCCTCTGATAGACTTGCTGCCTATGCAGTGCCAAGTTAATTTGATGGATCTTTTAGAAGAGTATCAGCGCAACTTTTAA
- a CDS encoding 2TM domain-containing protein translates to MPPRWPRKPDRNDPAYRRLDDRMNFAMHVAIFAACNSGLWFFHNLQNATWPWAKWVTGIWATVILIHMIYIFGVADYSTPVVESVAATPQGFQPKPKEKTKKTTKKTTKR, encoded by the coding sequence ATGCCTCCTCGTTGGCCTCGCAAACCCGACCGTAACGACCCCGCCTATCGTCGCCTTGATGACCGGATGAATTTTGCTATGCACGTAGCGATTTTTGCCGCCTGTAATTCTGGCTTGTGGTTTTTCCACAATTTGCAGAATGCTACATGGCCTTGGGCTAAATGGGTGACAGGAATCTGGGCAACGGTCATATTGATTCACATGATTTATATCTTTGGAGTGGCAGATTACTCCACTCCTGTAGTCGAATCTGTAGCCGCAACTCCTCAAGGGTTCCAACCAAAACCCAAAGAGAAGACAAAAAAAACAACCAAGAAAACTACCAAAAGATAG